A stretch of Anas acuta chromosome 3, bAnaAcu1.1, whole genome shotgun sequence DNA encodes these proteins:
- the TRAM2 gene encoding translocating chain-associated membrane protein 2 isoform X1, producing the protein MAFRRRAKSHPLFSQEFLIHNHADIGFCLVLIVFIALMFEVTAKTAFLFILPQYNVSVPTADGELVQYHYGLKDLVTILFYIFIAIILHAVVQEYALDKINRRLHLSKVKHSKFNESGQLVAFHLTSLIWCLYVVVTEGYISNPRSLWENYPHVYLPFQVKFFYLCQLAYWLHALPELYFQKVRKEDIPRQLQCIALYLAHIAGAYLLNLSRLGLILLLLQYLAEFFFHMARLVYFTDENNEKLFNVWAVVFVVTRLFTLTLYILVIGFGLPRVENQALEPEKGNLFSFLFNNILFSLPLLRPCQNECAAVGVPLPGLGDVALHPLPAAALAGVLARAEQSEASRRRHRRRQAASQASQEGLGLPRKRSGEGGERHLAANQEAEVAVRSEGTSWGGGRDTRTKGPARPPGPRERLAHTGHPPKVSLAPLPAFLALSNRLQ; encoded by the exons ATGGCTTTTCGGAGGCGAGCCAAGAGCCACCCGCTCTTCAGCCAGGAGTTCCTCATCCACAACCACGCCGACATCGGCTTCTGCCTGGTGCTCATCGTCTTCATCGCCCTCATGTTCGAG GTCACAGCCAAGACAGCCTTCCTGTTTATCTTACCTCAGTACAACGTCAGCGTGCCCACGGCAG ACGGGGAGCTGGTCCAGTATCACTACGGGCTGAAGGACCTGGTCACCATCCTCTTCTACATCTTTATCGCCATCATCCTGCACGCGGTGGTGCAGGAGTATGCCCTGGAC AAAATCAACAGGCGTCTCCATCTCTCCAAGGTCAAACACAGCAAGTTCAATGAGTCGGGGCAGCTCGTCGCCTTCCACCTCACCTCCTTGATTTGGTGCTTGTACGTCGTCGTGACG gaaGGATACATATCGAACCCCCGGAGTTTGTGGGAAAACTACCCGCATGTTTATCTTCC GTTCCAGGTGAAGTTTTTCTACCTGTGCCAGCTGGCCTACTGGCTGCACGCGCTGCCGGAGCTCTACTTCCAAAAAGTCCGCAAG GAGGACATCCCCCGCCAGCTGCAGTGCATCGCGCTCTACCTGGCACACATCGCCGGCGCGTACCTCCTCAA CTTAAGCCGCCTGGGGCTGATCCTCTTGCTGCTGCAGTATTTAGCCGAATTCTTCTTCCACATGGCCCGGCTGGTCTACTTCACGGACGAGAACAACGAGAAGCT GTTTAACGTCTGGGCTGTTGTCTTCGTGGTCACCAGGCTCTTCACCCTCACCCTGTACATCTTGGTCATCGGCTTCGGGCTGCCGCGGGTGGAGAACCAGGCCCTCGAGCCAGAGAAGGGGAATCTCTTCAGCTTCCTCTTCAACAACATCCTCTTCAG cctgcCTCTTCTCCGCCCTTGCCAGAATGAGTGTGCTGCTGTTGGTGTGCCTCTTCCAGGCCTCGGTGATGTGGCGCTTCATCCACTTCCAGCTGCGGCGCTGGCGGGAGTACTGGCACGAGCAGAGCAGTCGGAAgcgagccgccgccgccaccgccggcGCCAAGCAGCAAGCCAAGCCTCTCAAGAGGGACTCGG GTTACCACGAAAACGGAGTGGTGAAGGCGGAGAACGGCACCTCGCCGCGAACCAAGAAGCTGAAGTCGCCGTAAGGAGCGAGGGGACCTCCTGGGGAGGAGGGCGAGACACCAGGACTAAGGGACCAGCCCGGCCTCCCGGGCCTCGCGAGCGGCTGGCACACACAGGTCATCCTCCCAAGGTGTCTCttgctcccctccctgcctttcTTGCTCTCTCAAACCGTTTGCAATAA
- the TRAM2 gene encoding translocating chain-associated membrane protein 2 isoform X2: protein MAFRRRAKSHPLFSQEFLIHNHADIGFCLVLIVFIALMFEVTAKTAFLFILPQYNVSVPTADGELVQYHYGLKDLVTILFYIFIAIILHAVVQEYALDKINRRLHLSKVKHSKFNESGQLVAFHLTSLIWCLYVVVTEGYISNPRSLWENYPHVYLPFQVKFFYLCQLAYWLHALPELYFQKVRKEDIPRQLQCIALYLAHIAGAYLLNLSRLGLILLLLQYLAEFFFHMARLVYFTDENNEKLFNVWAVVFVVTRLFTLTLYILVIGFGLPRVENQALEPEKGNLFSFLFNNILFRMSVLLLVCLFQASVMWRFIHFQLRRWREYWHEQSSRKRAAAATAGAKQQAKPLKRDSGYHENGVVKAENGTSPRTKKLKSP, encoded by the exons ATGGCTTTTCGGAGGCGAGCCAAGAGCCACCCGCTCTTCAGCCAGGAGTTCCTCATCCACAACCACGCCGACATCGGCTTCTGCCTGGTGCTCATCGTCTTCATCGCCCTCATGTTCGAG GTCACAGCCAAGACAGCCTTCCTGTTTATCTTACCTCAGTACAACGTCAGCGTGCCCACGGCAG ACGGGGAGCTGGTCCAGTATCACTACGGGCTGAAGGACCTGGTCACCATCCTCTTCTACATCTTTATCGCCATCATCCTGCACGCGGTGGTGCAGGAGTATGCCCTGGAC AAAATCAACAGGCGTCTCCATCTCTCCAAGGTCAAACACAGCAAGTTCAATGAGTCGGGGCAGCTCGTCGCCTTCCACCTCACCTCCTTGATTTGGTGCTTGTACGTCGTCGTGACG gaaGGATACATATCGAACCCCCGGAGTTTGTGGGAAAACTACCCGCATGTTTATCTTCC GTTCCAGGTGAAGTTTTTCTACCTGTGCCAGCTGGCCTACTGGCTGCACGCGCTGCCGGAGCTCTACTTCCAAAAAGTCCGCAAG GAGGACATCCCCCGCCAGCTGCAGTGCATCGCGCTCTACCTGGCACACATCGCCGGCGCGTACCTCCTCAA CTTAAGCCGCCTGGGGCTGATCCTCTTGCTGCTGCAGTATTTAGCCGAATTCTTCTTCCACATGGCCCGGCTGGTCTACTTCACGGACGAGAACAACGAGAAGCT GTTTAACGTCTGGGCTGTTGTCTTCGTGGTCACCAGGCTCTTCACCCTCACCCTGTACATCTTGGTCATCGGCTTCGGGCTGCCGCGGGTGGAGAACCAGGCCCTCGAGCCAGAGAAGGGGAATCTCTTCAGCTTCCTCTTCAACAACATCCTCTTCAG AATGAGTGTGCTGCTGTTGGTGTGCCTCTTCCAGGCCTCGGTGATGTGGCGCTTCATCCACTTCCAGCTGCGGCGCTGGCGGGAGTACTGGCACGAGCAGAGCAGTCGGAAgcgagccgccgccgccaccgccggcGCCAAGCAGCAAGCCAAGCCTCTCAAGAGGGACTCGG GTTACCACGAAAACGGAGTGGTGAAGGCGGAGAACGGCACCTCGCCGCGAACCAAGAAGCTGAAGTCGCCGTAA
- the XKR5 gene encoding XK-related protein 5, which produces MRGGFPGLSLALLAAESAARLGTIIHYLLQGQLGCFWLTVACLAPGCVPQLLSTLWFKADGRPPGCGLLILHILQLGLWKRYWDVLRLEAKAGSSAGAGEVLLQLGDVCVLRLLEALLQTLPHLLLQAYVVVAVEPSSFVPAVSAGLSLLSLSWALMSYSRFSCLLKPGHVRLPAAALLCLLLWRTGMLGTRVLALVLFTRLYSCWVLAVAGIHWLLMAFWLVAQQTDIVAQPCRWRLFNALVGAVYVFCYINVQPGASRHRVAVFYLVMLVENTLLLLLATDFPQAEARHSLGVTGAVLSGSALGAAALVVYYSLLHPKSAEIWEGFLEKSCRAAAVRDDQDAGSSSQTGQSLGISGDGECSEVEGTTTAPEKGNSSSLLQVGGCLEDAWTTHHHWLLVRLALKMGDVSQINAAFGDGGVGEVYAGRARPRAELCLPTREIAPVRLGSNLRDAKLGVVRKGGGSKGEVGDEAAQEDGAGQEPAPRPATSLPSSSSVVLDEVSSVYFTANARGITSAGVVTATATSTTLLQGDNEARPPPGCLAGGGGGRGEDSSLGLANISPIPGSCARRHLQSSSSLCRTSGCGAAEPPRTPMGWHHLQDTQQGTVPSKLRPPCFTSTPKTEPKPCCQADVVLHGEEIASPPGASPASGEPRQLE; this is translated from the exons ATGCGCGGGGGCTTCCCGGGGCTCTCCCTGGCGCTGCTGGCTGCGGAGAGCGCTGCGA GGCTCGGCACCATCATCCACTACCTGTTGCAGGGGCAACTGGGCTGCTTTTGGCTCACCGTCGCCTGCCTGGCACCCGGCTGCGTGCCTCAGCTCCTCAGCACCCTCTGGTTCAAGGCAGACGGACGCCCACCTGGCTGCGGGCTTCTCATCCTCCACATCCTGCAGCTGGGCCTCTGGAAGCG GTATTGGGATGTTTTACGGCTGGAGGCGAAGGCGGGCAGCAGCGCCGGTGCcggggaggtgctgctgcagctcgggGACGTCTGCGTGCTGCGGCTGCTGGAGGCCCTGCTGCAGACCCTGCcacacctcctgctgcaggcctACGTCGTCGTGGCCGTCGAGCCCTCCAGCTTTGTGCCCG CTGTCAGCGCTGggctgtccctgctgtccctctCCTGGGCCTTGATGTCCTACAGCCGCTTCTCCTGCCTGCTGAAACCCGGCCACGTCCGCCTGCCGGccgcagccctgctctgcctgctgctctggaggaCGGGGATGCTGGGGACCCGCGTCCTGGCCCTGGTGCTCTTCACCAGGCTCTATTCCTGCTGGGTTTTGGCTGTGGCAG GCATCcactggctgctcatggcctTCTGGCTGGTGGCCCAGCAGACCGACATCGTGGCCCAGCCGTGCCGCTGGAGGCTGTTCAATGCCCTGGTGGGAGCCGTGTACGTCTTCTGCTACATCAACGTCCAGCCGGGGGCCTCCAGGCACAGGGTGGCTGTGTTTTACCTG GtaatgctggtggaaaacaccctcctgctgctgctggccaccgACTTCCCGCAGGCAGAGGCGAGGCACAGCCTGGGCGTCACCGGGGCCGTCTTGTCGGGGTCTGCCCTAG GCGCCGCAGCTCTGGTGGTTTATTACAGCCTGCTCCACCCCAAGTCTGCAGAGATCTGGGAGGGCTTCCTGGAGAAATCCTGCCGGGCCGCGGCTGTTCGTGACGATCAGGATGCTGGAAGCAGCTCCCAAACGGGGCAAAGTTTGGGAATTTCAGGAGATGGCGAGTGCTCGGAGGTGGAAGGGACCACAACAGCTCCCGAAAAGGGGAACAGCTCCTCACTTCTGCAGGTCGGAGGGTGCTTGGAGGATGCGTGGACAACCCATCACCACTGGCTGCTGGTGAGGCTGGCCTTGAAGATGGGTGACGTGTCCCAGATCAACGCAGCTTTCGGGGATGGTGGCGTGGGAGAGGTGTACGCGGGCAGAGCCCGgcccagggcagagctgtgcctccCCACGAGGGAAATCGCTCCCGTGCGCCTTGGATCCAATCTGAGAGATGCAAAATTGGGGGTGGTgaggaaaggaggaggcagCAAAGGCGAGGTCGGGGATGAAGCAGCGCAGGAggatggagcagggcaggagcctgctcctcgccctgccacctccctgcccagcagctcctccgtGGTCCTGGACGAGGTTTCCTCTGTCTACTTCACCGCCAACGCCAGAGGCATCACCTCTGCTGGTGTGGTGACAGCCACGGCCACCTCCACGACCCTGCTGCAAGGGGACAACGAAGCCCGGCCTCCCCCAGGCtgcctggcaggaggaggaggaggaagaggagaggattCATCCCTCGGGCTGGCGAACATCAGCCCCATCCCGGGCTCCTGCGCCCGCCggcacctgcagagcagctcgTCCCTCTGCAGGACAAGTGGCTGCggggcagcagagccccccaggacccccatgGGGTGGCATCACCTCCAGGACACCCAGCAGGGGACTGTCCCGAGCAAACTGAGGCCGCCGTGCTTCACCTCCACCCCCAAGACCGAGCCTAAACCCTGCTGCCAGGCAGATGTGGTCCTACACGGCGAGGAAATCGCTTCCCctcctggagcatctcctgctTCTGGAGAGCCTCGGCAGCTGGAATAG
- the DEFB1 gene encoding beta-defensin 1 has translation MCRGAKPRSRGIWDLPFSSLIFPDEQNPAAGELRGLPRERGRQKARRRSLSWRAGGDIHASLALSSLGVTPPMPAQAMKVMLLLLLALLVVSQATTVPDTVMCRKIKGECSFLLCSLFKRSIGTCYNGLAKCCIPL, from the exons ATGTGCCGAGGAGCCAAACCCCGCTCCCGAGGGATCTGGgaccttcccttctcttctctgatTTTTCCAGATGAACAAAATCCAGCAGCCGGGGAGCTGCGGGGGCTCCCACGGGAGCGAGGAAGGCAAAAGGCACGAAGACGAAGCCTCTCCTGGAGAGCAGGTGGAGATATTCACG CGTCTCTTGCTCTCAGCAGCCTTGGGGTGACACCACCAATGCCAGCCCAAGCCATGAAGGtgatgctcctgctgctgcttgctctcCTTGTGGTGTCCCAGGCTACCACAG TGCCAGACACTGTCATGTGTCGGAAGATCAAGGGCGAGTGCTCCTTCTTGCTGTGCTCCTTGTTCAAGAGATCCATCGGTACCTGCTACAATGGTCTGGCGAAGTGCTGCATACCCTTGTGA